The Streptomyces sp. NBC_00483 genome contains the following window.
AAGTCACAGCGAAACTCCCAGCTCAGGTAGGGGATTTCAGGCGACGCGCTGTTCTTGGGGAGAGTCGTGGCACAGCAGGCACATGCCGAGCGAGGTCGGCAGGCAGTAGCTGTAGGTCACGGAGCAGATGGGGCAGGTGCGGCGGGCGAGCATCGCCAGCGCGAGCGCGCCCCACTTCCGGGAGGTCATCGGCCGTACCGGTAGTGCCTGGTCCTCGCGGTAGAGGTAGGCGACCATCGCGCCGGACTTGCGGCCGCGGTGGCGCATCATCAACTGCGCGCAGACCTCCTGGCCGCCCGGCCGCAGCCCCTTGGCGCGGAGCTGTCGGCGGGTGGCCAGACCGGGCGGCGCGTACTTCCACGGGTAGGTCGGTATCCCGTACCGGGCGCCCGTGGGGTCGTAGCACTTGCTGTAGGCGGTGGGCATCAGCCGCTCGCAATCGCCAGCTGGCCGGCGTCGGGGCCGCGGTGTTCGCCGTAGCGGTGGGAAACCCACCCCACCGACCAGCCGCACAGCTCCGCGGCCTGCCGCACGGACAGCCCGCTTTCGCACGCGGCGGCCACGATCCGGCGCGCCTCGTCCTCGGGCAGCTTGCCCGCGGCCGGGCCGCGATCGAGCAGTGCGGAGCGTTCACGGGCCGCCTGCTCGTCGCGTTCACGGCGTTCACGCTCGGCCGCCGCACGGCGCTCGCGCTGCTCCGCTTCGGCCCGCTCGCGGGCCTGGCGTTCACGCGTCAGCCGCTCGTGTTCACGCTGTTCACGCTCGCGTTCACGGCGTTCACGAACCTCTCGCTCGGCAGCCTCGGCCCGCTCGCGGGCTTCGCGCTCCTCGCGCCGCTGACGCTCCTCCCGCTCGGCCTGTTCACGCACCAAGCTCGCTTCGTGCTCACGCTGTTCACGCGCCAGAGCGGCGG
Protein-coding sequences here:
- a CDS encoding RRQRL motif-containing zinc-binding protein — its product is MPTAYSKCYDPTGARYGIPTYPWKYAPPGLATRRQLRAKGLRPGGQEVCAQLMMRHRGRKSGAMVAYLYREDQALPVRPMTSRKWGALALAMLARRTCPICSVTYSYCLPTSLGMCLLCHDSPQEQRVA